ACGGCAAGCAGGCCTTGTGATACCTCGTCGTGTGTCTAGTTCGACTGTGAGTTTGTGGTTTCCACCTGTTTATTGTCCGCTCTTACCGGAGCGCTTGCACGCCGAAGCCGGTACCGGTGGTGGTCATGGCAGAAGCCATACCAAGTAAACTTTGTCAGCCTGACTAGTGATGGACCCCATCTTCAATTATTATATATTGACTTCTGGTTGACCTTTTTCATTATGATTTCAAGTCAAGGGTGCAAGTTACTCAGAAGGAAGCTAGCGAATGGTTTCCGTGGAGATAGACTCATACTAAACTCTAAAAAGATGTCCTTTAGTACAGTACCCAAGCTTGAAGATATGCCCTCTTTGGGGAGCCCAAAGGAAGATGCCAAGAGAGCAGCTGCATACCTTGCGGTCGATGAGAACTTGAATGTTTTTTCGCATAATGTGATTGGTGTTGGAAGTGGTAGTACTGTTGTCTACGTGGCTGAAAGGTTGGGACAATACTTGAAAGATCTGAAATTTAAGGACTACATGTCCAAAGCAGTGTGTGTTGCAACTGGTTTCCAATCCAAACAGCTAATCATAGATAACGGATTAAGTTACGGTATTATTGAACAGAATCCGGACGTTGATATTGCATTCGATGGTGCCGATGAGGTGGACTACAATTTACAATTGATTAAAGGTGGTGGAGCATGTTTATTTCAGGAGAAACTAGTAAGTACAAGTGCTAAGACTTTCATCGTGGTGGCCGactcttccaaaagatcgCCGAGACTACTTGGTTCCAATTGGAGACAAGGTATTCCTATTGAAGTTGTTCCACCAGCATATGTCAGAATCAAGACCAAACTCTTAAATGAAATGGGTGCAGTTAGTGTTGTTTTAAGACAAGGTGGTAAGGCCAAAGCAGGTCCTATTGTGACTGACAATAACAACTTCATTCTGGATGCCGATTTTGGACAAATTGATAGTCCGGCAGAGTTGcatgaaaagatcaaactaATGGTTGGTGTCGTTGAAACCGGGTTGTTCATTGACAATGCTGCCAAAGTTTATTTCGGTAACTCTGACGGCACCGTGGAGATTCAGACCAAGGGCGAAAAGCCAGAGATCCTTTAGgtcttttcttctcatATTTGTATCTATACAACAGCTACTAATAGCTCGCATaattttcatttcttgTGTGTGTTACTCGAGATCCACGAAAGACCTTCTACTAGGCCCTGTCCAGTCAATGCATTACTTCCTACAACGCACCAAAGTTGATTCTTTAAGTTTTCACCCAATTGAAGGTAGCTAGAGACTTCTTGTGGTTTCAACGCGCCTTTCAAATCTTGCTTGTTTGCCCAAACTAATAATACAACATTTTCCATCTCTTTTTCACTTATTATACTGTACAACTCTTCTTTGGCCTCATCCAACCTATCCTTATCGTGAGAATCGATCACAAAGATTAAAGCTGTAGTGGCTGGGAAATAGTGCCTCCAAAGAGGTCTCAATCGCTCCTGTCCACCAACATCCCACATATTAAATTTTACATTCTTGTAGGCAACCGTCTCCACATTAAAACCAACAGTTGGTGCAGATGTTTTTATCttattcaacttcaatttgtaCAGGATGGTGGTTTTCCCTGCATTATCCAAACCTaacatcaaaatcttcatctcACGGGAGCCAAATAGCTTACCCAAAGCCCTTGAGACAGAATTACCCATGTTGATTCTGTCAAAACCTTATTTCGTGTAAGTGcgtcaagaaatcaactaCTTTTCACTTAAGGTTCACTTTTGACAAAACAAAATTTTTCTAATCGACGGCTCAAATTGTACATACAACTGTTGTTACTGGTAACCTGCTGTAATCGCAAGACCTCCATCAGCAATGCAAGCCAAGTAATCTTTCTCAGTTTCTTTATTCGCGCCCGGGTGAATCCACTAGGGACTGAGAACACAGTCACGCACAAAGGGTCCGGAGACCTTCATTAATGTGGGAGAAGGGAAGACATCCCATCAAAAATCAAATGCCCACAACAGTTGTTGAGCATCATGCATTGAAGTCCTTATCGCAACACGGTTTCCCTGATGAACTTACTTACGAATTGGATCCGACTTCGTAAATTTTAGACAAGAGCTGCTTGTGCATaagaaatcttttcttggAGCATTTATTGGGGTTTTCGATGATTCGGCCTCTTCTTCCGGTCCCTATAAGCTTGACTCGATTAAACTGCAATTTCGTCATCCATATCCAAGCTTCTCAATACG
Above is a window of Torulaspora delbrueckii CBS 1146 chromosome 6, complete genome DNA encoding:
- the RKI1 gene encoding ribose-5-phosphate isomerase RKI1 (similar to Saccharomyces cerevisiae RKI1 (YOR095C); ancestral locus Anc_2.189), which encodes MSFSTVPKLEDMPSLGSPKEDAKRAAAYLAVDENLNVFSHNVIGVGSGSTVVYVAERLGQYLKDLKFKDYMSKAVCVATGFQSKQLIIDNGLSYGIIEQNPDVDIAFDGADEVDYNLQLIKGGGACLFQEKLVSTSAKTFIVVADSSKRSPRLLGSNWRQGIPIEVVPPAYVRIKTKLLNEMGAVSVVLRQGGKAKAGPIVTDNNNFILDADFGQIDSPAELHEKIKLMVGVVETGLFIDNAAKVYFGNSDGTVEIQTKGEKPEIL
- the ARF3 gene encoding Arf family GTPase ARF3 (similar to Saccharomyces cerevisiae ARF3 (YOR094W); ancestral locus Anc_2.190), with protein sequence MGNSVSRALGKLFGSREMKILMLGLDNAGKTTILYKLKLNKIKTSAPTVGFNVETVAYKNVKFNMWDVGGQERLRPLWRHYFPATTALIFVIDSHDKDRLDEAKEELYSIISEKEMENVVLLVWANKQDLKGALKPQEVSSYLQLGENLKNQLWCVVGSNALTGQGLVEGLSWISSNTHKK